In the genome of Cervus elaphus chromosome 5, mCerEla1.1, whole genome shotgun sequence, the window gtttcagcttcagcatcagtccttccaatgcatattcaggactcatttccttccAGATTGCTTGCTCatgtaaaaatgatttaaagattatgcctgcttccctagtggctcagcattaagaattgacctgcaatgcaggagacacgagttcgatccctggatcaggaaaatgccctggagaaggaaatggcaacccactctagtattcttgcctggaaaatcccatggacagaggagcctggcaggttttagtccagttcatggggtcacaagagttggatgtgacttagcgactcaataacaacaacaaagattatGCCTAGTgaatgtttaatatttaaatgCCATATGGTATTGACTATTATATAAAGCTAGGGTAAAAGGCAGttaaaatatattccataaaTGTTTCCCTATGAATTAGACATGGAAAAAATAACTCTCAATTATTTATTTGTCATGAGTGAATGAACATAAGTGCACAtcaacttttttatttatttgaaaacaaacacCCAACTTCCTATAAAAGGTAACTAAGacaacaggatttttttttcttggtaagtAACTAATCTTTAAGGGTAGAAAGTGTTTTTATTATCTCCTTGATATTTAGAATAATAAAGTTTTGCAGGATCTTTCCCCAAATGATTCTTTTCTCAAAAGTGACAATTAGAAAGGAACTCTTTGTTCTGTCTTGCCATTGGTCATTTTAGATGTCTTTTCTTCAATGGACTGAACCCTCAATGAAAGAACTTTACCACGTTGATCTATCTCTTCAACCACCGTCTTTACCAGTGTGGTTCTGGATAAATCTAGAAATAAAACATATGTAATACACATATTCAACTGAAAATATTACATGACAAAGAGTTCCACTGTTGTAATATAATTTTTTGTTGAGGGAGTTAAGTATTGTTTTATAATAATTGTTTGGGACAGTTGTATCCGCTCAACAGAATACTTTAAGTTCAGAGCATATTAGTTAAAATTACTTAAATATAGACAGGCTGTTGCCATAGTGTATGATTATcattaatgtaaaaatatttgctgaaatagAAGGAAAACTAGATTTTATTACCTTTAGATGAATTTCCTGGGCTTCCTGATCCAAAGCCTTTTGATTTAGAGCATGAGCTGTTAAAAGAAATCCAATTTATTCTGTAATATTTGTTCATCActtcataaatattcattgagtcaaGGGATGAACATGAATGCAAGCAAACTTTGTAGGCCCAAaacagattttcattttctatagaggaaaatattaaaattttagctATCTAAATCTAACATTTCGATAACTAAAATTTATCTAAAGAGGATATAAAACCATCTTgtttacatttgattttttttaaacccaagaATTTAAAACTTAAGGAAAAAGTATACACTTTACATATAGATCCTGGGGGGTTGTAAAGAGTACATTTATTTCAGGACAGCAGTGATGTTAGGAATGAACTGAAAGGTGGATAAAGCTTCAAATGCACAAGGACTAAAAGGATAACAAATGGAGACTTCTGCAAGAATGACTGGGATCACCCAGGGCAAATGAAGATGTGGCTGTGATGTACAAAGAGTGGAAGAGGGGACAGTTGAGGCAAGAGAATGGCCATGCTTTTCTGCagtgggaaggaagaggggaggctTGGAGGCATAAAAGGGGAATGACTGTCTATGGTTGTGGCTTGAAATAGGTAAAAACTGAATTTTCTAATGGCATTacttactttctgtctccatctaTCAGGCGGCAGTAGGTCTCGATTTCTTTTTCCAGGTGGACCTTGATGTCCAGGAGCTGCTCATACTCCAGTTTCTGGCCCTCGGTCTCGGTCCTGACCTGGTGCAGCTGCTCCTCCAGGGCCCCGATCTGAGCCTGGATCTGGGCCAGCTGAGCACAGTAGTTGCCCTCCGTCTCCGTCAAGGAGCACTCCAGGGAGTGTTTCTGAGGACATAAAAGGTGTCACAACAAGGGATGAAGGAGGACCACTTGGAGGACACGTGAACTAGTGTTTCTCAGCAAAGGGCAGTACTGCTCCCTAGGTGAACTTTGGAAATCTGAGGCACTTGTCACAGTTAAACAGGAggtggagagaaagggaaagtgacTGGCGATtacttgggggtggggtgggggtgggcaggcctGATGGATGTCCTGGCGTGAGATACCTGACCCACAGATTTCTGATTATTCCAGTAGACATTCACACATTTAGGTATTGTTTCATATAACAACCAATCTTTATATTAAAACACTTTGGGGGGTACCATAATAAGAAATCAATCTTATTTTGAAGTCtatcaattttattttgagaTCGCATACTTATTTTTGAGTTGCCTGTTGTTTTCAATCTTACTCTACTACTGTCTCCAAAGATCTACCCCACCACTGCTTTTTGTGctgctgtttctttttctaattcatcCTTGATTCTCTGTCATCAGTCAAAGGCCTTTTAATAAGCACTTGAGATTGTGTGAATGCCCTCATAAGGGCGGGATTTCAAGACAAGAGATATATTTCATAACCCAGGATAGGTCATTATTTCAACTCTACTCTTGTGAATATTATACCTCCTCATTTCCACTTGCATAGTCTGTAATTTGTCTTGTCATGTGATCTCTActttaattaatataattttcctCTTTCTATTATCGTATCACATCCGGGTGGTTATTACGTCTCTTGATATTAGTTATTACCTCAGTGTGCACtcctactttcactttttcattttctttgtattcttgtgTGGACCAACTCCCAATCTTATGTTGTTTAAAATGAAACTTATCCATGAAAAGAAGGTGTAAGCCTCAGTCTGTTTCATTACAGGGTAGTTGGGCCCAAGTgtttacatattaaatatatattattttaaaacttccatTTTTCCTCTTGATTGCTGTTATGGCATTACACTGGTTTTAAAAATCTTGTGTGTATTGCTAAATATATTATCTCTTGACTCCATTTTTAGGATTATAAAGAGGGAGTTATAAGAGATTCATTATTAAACAGGAGTCCCAGGGAGCTAAGAAGCACTGCCTTTGATAAACAGGCTGACCAGTACATCACATGGTTGGGGCTGGGCTCTCCAGGGAAAAGAAGCGGAAGGTGAACCAGATAGTGATAGGATGCTGAGGTGACAAGTGGCAGATATCAGGGAGGTGCATGCTCAGGTGTTCAAAACTTGAATTTCCCTGATAAAGTGTTCTCATATGATACTCCTTTTCAAGATTGTTAACACTGTCCTAAATCAGATCAGACCATAAGCATCTCTATCTCACATCTTCCTACTGTAAAGGTTGGCTTGTAAATGAGGAGACAGGTCAGGATGAACTTAGAAGTTTGTACATTACAGGAAGCATGTGAAGCATTGAGATATTATATTTAGACAACTCAGCATGTTCACAGTTTGTGTTCCAAACTATAGAAGTCATCTGACCACAAAAGAATCTCAGGAATGGAAGATAGGTTCCATGCCACCCTTATTCTATTATTCGGTTATGTTGGAAGTTAAGATGGGCCTTTTTGTGGATTATTTCATGAGCCCAAACTACAGGACTACTTGCTGCACGGAATCTAGCTATTTTCTAATGTCATTGCTTTTCTGTGAAAGTGCTTAAAATTCTGCTCTGGGAGCTCAGGAATTTATTTCCTTCAGCGCAGCTCCAAAATGAGAGGGAGGATTTGTGTTCAGGAGCACAGCAGCAGGAATAGGTCCTCAGGTTCTAGCTGCAGGAAATAAGGgaatggggaagagaggagggttCCAGGAGCCCAAAGTGGAAGGGAGGAGGGTCTTGGGTACCAGCCAgcagtggggaggaaggtgaAGGAGGGGAGGGGCACAGTTGTTCAGATAGGGTTAGTGAGTGGTAAAATTTCCAATCTAAATAAGATATAGTAAGAAAGCCCTAGCCTTTTTTAGGGTGTCTGCATCAAATCAGTCTTCCTCTTGTTTTGagtatcttttccttctctgcttaCTGTTCTCATTTGTATAATAGTGACTCTTTGTGTCAACCTGGTGTCCTCAGGGGGCGTGAAACCTCTGATGAGGACAGGGAACCCTTGGACCACCACGTGTGCCATAATTCTCAAAACCAAGGCTTTTGAATGCTGCCAGCAGACACTCCAGAAGAGAAGCCGTTTTCCTCCTGGGCTGTGTCCATGGAAACATTCGAAATAATTGGCAGTAAGTGCcagagaaggctgaatgccaagcCTTTTGGGGTGTGTCGGGTTGGGATGTCTCCCCTGGATGCCCTGAGGCTGAAGAGGCTAACAGTCCTCACATGGAATCACAAAAAATGTCCCCTTCTTTGCCTGGTGGCAAGCACAGTGTGGCCTTTAACAGGACTTCAGCAATATTAGGAGATGCTGGTGATACCAGCTCTGCTTTGCCTGACCGCCTGACATAAGCTTGCCACTTGATTGTCAGGTAGACCAATGCTGCTGCTGTTTGCTTTGCATCCAGCTGAAGAAAGGACCAATTTCGGGAAGTGGGCACTGAGCGTGGGCGGGAAGGAACCTTCAGAGACCTCAGGGAGGAAGAAGTACTGTCTGTCTCTCTGAGCGTCTCGGGGTCTGTCTGTCCTCCTCTCTCCACTAAGTATTTGGAGGTGAAGTTATGACAGGGGGCCTGGGAAGAATTTCAGTTAGACTTTTTGGAGTCGCTGACCTGCGCTCTCACCTACCGTTGCCAGGAGGGACTGCAGCTCTATGTCCAGGGTCTGCACCATGCGCTTCATTTCCGTGAGCTCGCCCCGGGCGGAGGAGGCCGCGCCCGAGTCGTCAGAGATCTGCTGCTGCAGGCTGGCGCTCTGTAAGGCCGGGCGCCCAGGAGTGAGCGTATCTGAGCTTGccagggggtgggtgggtgcaTGGCAGGGGTCGGGTGAGGGggatgagggggtggggtggagggatgCAGGGtgaggggtgtgggggtggggggtggcgggggtgggtaCCGGCCGGGCTGGGCTGGGCATTCCTCACCTTTTCGTTGAACCAGGCCTCGGCGTCTCTGCGGTTCTGCTCGGCCAGGGCTTCGTACTCGGCCCGCATGTTGTTCAGCAGAAGCGTGAGGTCCACGCCCGGCGCCGCGTTCATCTCCACGTTCACGTTGCCTCCCGCGGCGCACTGCAGAGACTTCATCTCCTGCGGGGAGAAGTTAACTGTGACCTGAGGGCGGTTTGGGCTCACCTGCGCTCTTGTTCCTTTTTTAGGTCTCAGTTTGTGACTTAAATTCGAGTTGTCTAAGTTAAGGCACGAATGATTTTTTAAGTTGACTTATTCGATCAGTAGTCATGCCAATCATCTATTTACTTCGTTATTTGTTAAGACAGCCACAACCAACACCACAACATCCAGAGAGGTGTTTTATCCTTTTAAGTGAGAAGTGGGTACAAAGATCAGAGagttcttaaattctttttttcctttattttttaaaaaatattttattatacttgatttacaatgttatgttagtttcaactgtacagaaaaatgatccatatatatgtatatctattcattttcagattcttttccattgtagataatgttattacaagacattgaatgtagggaattccctggcggtccagtagttaggacctggcttccactgcagagggcatgagttGGATcccccctggttgggaaactaagagcCCATCACATACCGTgaggtgcagcaaaaaaaaaaaaaaaaagatattgaatatagtttcctgtgtggtacagtaggaccttgttgtttatgttatgtatagtagtttgcatcAAGCATATAATTCTCGATTAAATGTCAGTGAGAGTGCTTGTTGAGGGACTAGAGcagtggaaaaacaaataaaaatccctGCCCTCTGGGAACTCTCACCTTAAGGACAATAGCTCTCACTTGAGCACTTGTTATATGCCAGACATTGTTCTAAAGCAGTTTAGGGGTATTAACATCTCTAACTGATAGGTACTATTACCAGACTTAATTTACAGATtgggaaatggaggcacagagaggttaaactATTTGCCCAGGATGCTTAGTACCTGAACATCCAGGATTTGAACATTCCTGGATTTGAACATGGTAGAGAAAAGTAATGTACTAATTTCCTAAGGTTAAGCTGTGACAGCCAGAAAATTGAAGGATACAGATCAAAGTGGTAACCATGTATTATCTTGGGGGATGAGATTAGAAGGGCAGAGCGGGAGACATGGAATTCTTTGTTTTATATGCCTTGGCACTATTTGAATTATTATAAGGAGCACGAGTTACTAttgtcatttaatcttcactcCCAAGTATTTAAAATAACTAGAGCTAAATCTTCCCCTACCTCTTCATGGTTCTTCTTGAGATAGGTCATCTCTTCACTCAGGGATTCATACTGCAGTTCCTGGTCAGTCCTGCAGAGAGTCAGTTCATCCAGGACTCGCCGTAACCCGTTGATGTCAGCCTCTGTGTTTTGGTGAAGGGCGAGCTCATTTTCATACCTTGGGAAACATTCGTGAATCTCAGCACCAAGTGGACTAGCTCAAGAGACCAAAAAGTAAAACCTGCTTTCCTCAACTGCTCAACTGCTTTTAAGTGAAAGTTAAATGAAATCAGGTCTCTAAATATTATAAAAGTATACAAAGAAAGTCCTCCTCCACTCCTCTCACACAATTCTGTGCAGAATAATCAGCATGAATATCTGGTCATGCAAATTCCAATAGCATATCCCAATTAAGTAGAAATAGactgtttcagaattttattgaagttaaaagtaaaaattgtaAATTGGtccattaaaacaaatatttacatttactttGTACTTGGCACTGTTTTAGGCAGGCCTAGAAATACAGTGATATTTTGGCTCAAGAATgtcataaatatgtaaaaatgtgaGTCTAGCTGATTGTAATCTTAGAACATGCTTTGTATTGCATTTTGTTGTAGCATTGTCACATATGTTACTTCCTTTAATCTCTTAGATTATAGCTTGTCCTATGCGtatgtactaagtcacttcagttatgtcccactctatgtgactctatggactttagcccaccaggatcctctgtctaatgggattctccaggcaagaatactggaatgggttgtcatgcccttctccaggggatctttccaacccagggatcaaacctgtgtctctcatgtcttctgcactggtgggcgggttctttaccaccagcgccatctgggaagcccatagcctGTTCTAATCAGGgtgaaattgaaattttatataaCACATTAAGTGGACTAGAACCATGTTCTAGGTGTGATTATTTTCTATATCCTACTTTAGCTGGAAATCATCAGCAGCCAGTCTGGCATTATCAATCTGCAGAATGACATTAGCATTTGCCGTAGTGGAAGAGATGATCTAGAAGAAATCAGGAGGGAGAACACAACCAGTAAGTCTGCTCTAACAACCTATTATTTCAGGAAACAAACaagcacacaaacaaaaaacattgtACAATCAACCTTGGTATAAAAAAATCTCACTTCCTTATGTAATaaccaaaaagttttaaaattttatttttaaaaattacaaatatggttttacttctttccaTATAACTTTTAGACTGTAATACTTCTTTATCAATGAATATATCTCAAAATAAGCAATAATGGAACTAGTAACATTTAAGTTGCATAGACATTCATGAATCAGAATGCCTGTTTTTAGCTAGTAGGAAGAATTACATttcaaaatagataataaatatgtataaatgatACATAACAGTTCTGAAGCATTTCCTGTTCTACTTCTCTGTCTTTTGCTAgatcatttttagttttaaatactTTGAGTAGTTCCAAGTTTGTGAATTCTCACCTTATTCTTAAGATCTTCGATTGCTAAGTGATATCTGCTGTAGTCATGATCAAGTCCATGGCAAGATCCAGGACCATGTTTTTCATACCaacttttgatttttctctctagtTCAGCATTTGCCTCCTCCAGAGCTCGCACGTTATCCAGGTAGGATGCCAAGCGGTCATTAAGATTCTGCATGGTCACCTTCTCATTCCCAGAGAAGAGTCCCCCTTCACTTCCAGCAAAGCCAGCACAGGTACCACTTCCCAGGATACCACCAGCGTGGTCCCCACCAGGAAGACTGCCCAAGCCACCTCCCAAAGCATAGGAAAATCCACGTCCAGCATCAGAGTTGCCACAAGCATTGCTACCTGCAAAGCCTGTGCCTCCACTGGATGGCCTGACAGATCCAGTTCCAGACCGTAGGCAAATATGCCTGGACCCGCTAGAAAATTGGAGAGACATGGCGGTATGAGAAATGGTCTCCTTGTCTGTGGATAGTTGTAACTTCAGAGGAGAACAGAATATTATGTGCTGATGGCTTCTTTGGGCTTTTATACACATTGGGGGGTGTCTCTATTTGAGTTATAcatgccaaaaggaaaaaaaggcttcATTCAAATTAGCATGAAATTATGTATAATTGGGTGATTTTGGGGGCTAAATTAATGTCTACCATCCTGGGTTGTTGCTTCAGGATATTTGTTATCTTACATATAATAGGGTTCATTCTATATTAAGTTCATTATTTTAACTTATAATTTTGGGTGAGTAATCCTTTACTTTCATCTAGACCCTAAGAATATACCATTATTATTTGATACAAGttattataaagttttaaaagttaagcTTGTAATAGGGTACCATCAGCTACAGTAGGGTCTTAATTACCAGAGAGATATATTGATATAAGGAACCATTAGCTACAGAAACACATATTTTATCCCACCACACCAAGAAGCattgtgttgttttaaaaaatatatgatccTACTAACTTCTCTTGTCTTACTGTGATTATTACATCTATTCGTTACCTTGAACAATAACCTAAATATTGACTGattcctttatttaaaatgtatagctACTACATTTGTTAGTCAATACTAAGTGTGAAAATAAAGACATGATGCTAAATAAATGCAGACATGAAAAATGCTTAGTTATAATCTTTGAGAAATGTATGGTCAGGACCAGATAGGGGCTGGATCATGTTTAGCTGTCTGTATTAAAAACTTTGAAATGAATCATAACTAAAAAGCAGGGGACAACATAATCaggttgaaatgaaaaataagaccAGTTACAAGGCTAGGACAATGGTTCAGGTGGAAAGGATGAGGGTAGTAGGATGGAAAGAAGTTGAAAGGAGATGGTCACTGATTGAATTTGGAGAATAAAGAATAAGAATTGGGGGTGGCTCTTAGGTAATTGCTTTCAGGTGCTGGGAATCCTATAATACTGACTGAGATAGGAAACACAAGAGGAGGAAGATACTGGGGTTAGCTTTGGTCCAGCTGAGTTTTAGGGGTTGGTGGAATGTCTCATATGAAGATAGGAAGTGTGAATGTTTAGAATAAGTACTTGGAATGGGGAAAGATGCCTGACTAGCAATGAGTGAAAGGATTGTTAGGAAGAAATGAAGGACCAGCTCTCATTTCTAATGACGTTTAAATGCATATTTGGAAGTTATCTTTGTGTAGGAGAAGAGAAGATGATCGGCTGATATGCATTTGGGGTCTGAAGATGGgctcagaagaaggaaaaaataacgAAGAAGTTTCTGGTGTTCTTGAGAAAACAGTTGAGGTGATTGACCACagtttgtgcatgctcagttgtgtcccaactcttttatgaccccagggactatagcccaccaggctcctctgtccttgggattttccaggcaagaatattggagtgggttgccatttcttcctccaggggaatcttcctgacccaggggtcaaacccacatctcctgcatctcctgcattggcaggtagattctttaccactcagccacctgcgaagcccatgATTGaccatatgctgctgctgctgctaaatcacttcagttgtgtccgactctgtgcgaccccatagatggcagcccaccaggctcccctgtccctgggattctcaaggcaagaacactggagtgggttgccattttcttctccagtgcatcaaagtgaaaagtgaaagtgaagtcgctcagtcgtgtctgactcttagcgaccccatggactgacgcctaccaggctcctctgtccatgggattttccaggcaagagtactggagtgaggtgccattgccttctctggattgACCATATAGTCATAGGTAAAGAAGGAAGTAAGATTAGAAGAAGAGATACACTgagcaaagacaaagattgagTCATTGGGCACTTTTTTGAGGATGTACAGCAGGTGGAGTGGGCGGGAGATTGACAGAGATGAAGGATGGTAGGTTAAAGTTGGATGGTGGAAGCCAGAGTTTAGAATTCTAATTGAGATATAACCCCAGATCTTGATAAAGTTTAGTGAATAGACATGGGGCCTGGACCCAACAATCGCTGGAATAAGAGTTTAGAAATGGGTTGACACTGAAATCTTGGAGTAGGAATGAGACTGGAGTGTTAAATGAGCCATCTATATAGCCAGGAAGTCTCTCATGATGGCAGGAGATGAAGAGAAGTGGACTGCGAACCAGATGCGGAAGTCCTTGGATGGTGGAAGGGTGTGGTGGGGGGTAATTGGATAGCATCAGCCTCAAAAGAAGAATTTTAGCTTAAGAATGAAGTGACAGGAAGCTGGATGTGGCATTGGGGATATAGAGAATACGGATTCGGCCTTGAAGTCCACATGTTAGATACGTGGAAGTGGAGTTGGGAGGGAATGAGGAGAGAGGTGGAAGGGaaatggaggagaggagagagggaggagagggttgGGAGGTAGAGAGAGGGAATGAATGATCAGTTTCCAACAGAAAAAGTTCCTGGGTGAATTCGGGAGAAAGACACATTAAAGTGTAATATTATAAAAAATCTTTTCAGTTGAACCCTCCTGCAAAGGAACCTGCAGAAAAGGCTTAGGGAGTTGTCAAAATGTGGTTAAAAAGACTTTCCACCTCTTTTTGTCGACACAGTAAAGGAGACTTGGCTTAGCACAATGCCCAgcaaatgaaaagctgtcaacgAAGGGCAGCTTTATTGTTGTGGTTGTATTATAAGCTGGTGTGGACAGTCTGGGGAGGTCAAGCTGCGGTGGAAGCAGAGGTGGGCAAGAAATGacctgagaagcctcctcttgaggctgTGGTGGGAGATCGGGgtgaaggaagaagagaggatgggagaaggaggagcaggagggactTGGTTGGGCTTGACTGGTTCCAGGTCTGTGGCAGAGAGAGGAATGAAGTTGCTTCGCCACCAAGACAGTCAGGGTGTCTCCTGGGACTCTGCTGGCACAAGCAGTCTGAAACCTAGTTAGCTGGTACTGAGGCTGGCATCAACATGGCCTTTAAATGCATTTTCTGGGCAAAGTTGTAGGATCTTTTTAGAGCTGCAGAGGGCCTGAGACATCACCCATTTCAGCCTTTTTATTTGACAGATGAGGCAAGTAAGTCCCAGAAGTGTTAAACAGTTTGCTCAGAGTCACTAGCTACCTGCCAAGTGAAGATGTGGCATATTTTTAGGTGACCTTGAGAGTCTTGTATCGTGAGCACATTTCAGATATAAGTAATAACTCTACTGAATATCTGCTTTATGTGTTGCCATCAATAATCTTAAAATGCTGTATGGTTGtgaaattatcttttaattaagTTATTGAATGATTGAAATTGAAATAACAAAGAATtaggatattaaaatatataaagaattgtGACTCTCTTCAATGCTTGCGTGATCATTGAATTTGAATTCAtgtgtctcagtcgtgtccaactctttgcaacctcatgaactgtagcctaccaggctcctctgtccatggaattctccagagtactggagtgagtagccattcccttctccaggggatcttcctgacccagggatcaaacatgggtttctcacattgcaggcagattctttaccatctgagccaccagaaaactgtaaataataataattagacaAATAATTggtgtaatgggcttccctgatagctccgttggtaaagaatccgcctgcaatgcgggacacctgggttcgatccctgggtggggaagatcccctggagaagggaaaggctacccacgccattattctggcctggagaattccaaggactgtatagtccatggagttgcaaagaatcagacacgactgagcgactttcactttcactttggcgtAACAGGTTCACATTctatatatgtaaagaaaatatttccaaaggaACATGTGTgacaaaaaagaaggaagattttgttgttgttaatgcatacatttaaataaatagctTCTCGGCATCACCTCTGGCGCTCCCACGTCATTAACTGCCCCTGCCCCTACCTTTCTATTTCCACCAGAGGGCAGTGCTCACCTGCAAATGTAAGTTCTTGGGGCTGACTTCAACCTGGATCATACATGCCCTCCGCAGGAAATCATATTAAACCCctgaatccgcct includes:
- the KRT28 gene encoding keratin, type I cytoskeletal 28; this encodes MSLQFSSGSRHICLRSGTGSVRPSSGGTGFAGSNACGNSDAGRGFSYALGGGLGSLPGGDHAGGILGSGTCAGFAGSEGGLFSGNEKVTMQNLNDRLASYLDNVRALEEANAELERKIKSWYEKHGPGSCHGLDHDYSRYHLAIEDLKNKIISSTTANANVILQIDNARLAADDFQLKYENELALHQNTEADINGLRRVLDELTLCRTDQELQYESLSEEMTYLKKNHEEEMKSLQCAAGGNVNVEMNAAPGVDLTLLLNNMRAEYEALAEQNRRDAEAWFNEKSASLQQQISDDSGAASSARGELTEMKRMVQTLDIELQSLLATKHSLECSLTETEGNYCAQLAQIQAQIGALEEQLHQVRTETEGQKLEYEQLLDIKVHLEKEIETYCRLIDGDRNSCSKSKGFGSGSPGNSSKDLSRTTLVKTVVEEIDQRGKVLSLRVQSIEEKTSKMTNGKTEQRVPF